The Elusimicrobiota bacterium genome has a segment encoding these proteins:
- a CDS encoding lysophospholipid acyltransferase family protein has product MEKPQTPAAESQGAEPETDSEERTLRESTLHPERIPYRGPVFHFFWPFTRYIVTSLSAVAAVFFFKVLNRTIVIGKENVGVEQNTLLLPNHQSMIDGFLVGAMVFFPRSLLKPELFPWLPAAWENFFENPVMRWFSDNWRCIPVKKGRKDVGAMLRMEACLRDGIMIVFPEGTRTRDGKLLPPRSGIGYVMLKTRPKAIPVCMDGMSGLQPIGHFWPRVFRTILICYGKPVDLAEFYSRPVGREAAQDAIEKVFAEVGRLQKVLARYRRVRRRRLAKLPWFCRLYKP; this is encoded by the coding sequence ATGGAAAAGCCTCAAACCCCGGCCGCAGAGTCCCAAGGAGCCGAGCCCGAGACGGACTCCGAGGAAAGGACGCTGCGGGAGTCCACGCTCCATCCCGAGCGCATCCCCTACCGGGGGCCGGTCTTCCATTTCTTCTGGCCCTTCACCCGCTACATCGTGACCAGCCTTTCGGCGGTGGCTGCGGTGTTCTTCTTCAAGGTCCTCAACCGGACCATCGTCATCGGCAAGGAGAACGTGGGCGTGGAGCAGAACACGCTGCTCCTGCCCAACCATCAGAGCATGATCGACGGCTTCCTGGTGGGCGCGATGGTCTTCTTCCCGAGGAGCCTTCTCAAGCCCGAGCTCTTCCCATGGCTGCCGGCCGCATGGGAGAACTTCTTCGAGAACCCCGTCATGCGCTGGTTCTCCGACAACTGGCGCTGCATCCCGGTCAAGAAGGGGCGCAAGGACGTGGGCGCCATGCTGCGCATGGAGGCCTGCCTGCGCGACGGCATCATGATCGTGTTCCCGGAGGGGACCCGCACCCGCGACGGGAAGCTCCTGCCGCCGCGCTCGGGCATAGGCTACGTGATGCTCAAGACCCGGCCCAAGGCCATCCCGGTGTGCATGGACGGCATGAGCGGGCTCCAGCCCATCGGGCATTTCTGGCCGCGCGTGTTCCGAACCATCCTGATCTGCTACGGCAAGCCCGTGGACCTCGCGGAGTTCTATTCCCGGCCGGTCGGCCGGGAGGCGGCTCAGGACGCCATCGAGAAGGTGTTCGCCGAGGTCGGCCGCCTGCAGAAGGTCCTGGCCCGCTACCGGCGCGTCCGGCGCCGCCGGCTCGCCAAGCTGCCCTGGTTCTGCCGTCTTTACAAGCCCTGA
- a CDS encoding ATP-binding protein, protein MLTNVIRGLDIQAELKKKSCFLFGPRQTGKTWLIRHTLKGIRTYNLLDNDTFLRLSRSHSIIREECTAQDSLVVIDEVQKLPSLLDEVHLLIEERGIRFLLTGSSARKLRRGGVNLLGGRARIRQLHPLSFSELGKSFDLERAVNHGLLPSIYLSDDPDEDLKTYVGTYLKEEIAAEGLTRNIPAFSRFLEVAALCNGKMVNFANIANDAQVARSTVQEYFHILKDTLLAHEVPAWRKSLRRKPITTSKFYLFDPGVARVLQHRGRINPGSPEFGEAFEHFLYHELLTYAGYRGAGEVRYWRSTSGFEVDFILGDATAVEVKAGKTVSPQDLRGLQALREEGGLKHYVLVSGEKTARVADGIRILPWQEFLTQLWGGRFS, encoded by the coding sequence ATGCTCACGAACGTAATCCGCGGTCTCGATATCCAAGCCGAGCTCAAGAAGAAGTCCTGCTTCCTTTTCGGTCCCAGGCAGACGGGCAAGACTTGGCTCATACGGCACACCCTCAAGGGCATCCGGACCTACAACCTGCTGGACAACGACACCTTCCTGCGCCTGAGCCGCTCCCACAGCATCATACGCGAAGAGTGCACGGCGCAGGACTCCCTGGTCGTCATCGACGAGGTCCAAAAACTCCCCTCCCTGCTCGACGAAGTCCATCTGCTCATCGAGGAGCGCGGCATCCGATTCCTCTTGACCGGCTCCAGCGCCCGCAAGCTGCGCCGGGGCGGCGTCAATCTGCTGGGAGGGCGGGCCAGGATCAGGCAGCTCCACCCGCTCAGCTTCTCCGAGCTGGGGAAGTCCTTCGATCTCGAGCGCGCCGTCAACCATGGCCTGCTGCCGTCCATCTACCTGTCGGACGATCCGGATGAGGATCTCAAGACCTACGTGGGGACCTACCTCAAAGAGGAGATCGCCGCCGAGGGATTGACCCGCAACATCCCGGCCTTCAGCCGGTTCCTGGAAGTGGCCGCTCTGTGCAACGGCAAGATGGTCAATTTCGCCAACATCGCCAACGACGCCCAGGTGGCGCGCAGCACCGTGCAGGAGTACTTCCACATCCTGAAGGACACCTTGCTCGCGCACGAAGTCCCGGCGTGGCGCAAGTCCCTGCGCCGCAAGCCCATCACCACCTCGAAGTTCTACCTCTTCGATCCCGGCGTGGCCCGGGTGCTCCAGCATCGCGGGCGCATCAATCCAGGCTCCCCCGAGTTCGGGGAGGCGTTCGAGCACTTCTTATACCATGAGCTCTTGACCTACGCCGGCTATCGCGGGGCCGGCGAGGTCCGCTATTGGCGGTCGACCTCCGGCTTCGAGGTCGACTTCATCCTGGGAGACGCGACCGCCGTCGAGGTGAAGGCCGGCAAGACGGTGTCGCCGCAGGACCTCAGGGGCTTGCAGGCCCTGCGCGAAGAAGGCGGCCTCAAGCATTATGTCCTGGTTTCGGGAGAGAAAACCGCCCGCGTCGCAGACGGCATACGGATCCTCCCCTGGCAGGAGTTCCTTACGCAGCTCTGGGGCGGGCGTTTCAGTTGA
- a CDS encoding MFS transporter, translating into MGFFHPSRLPFRLTVLFIAGLLTYGSYFAYDSIGALAPTLMQAWHTDREAIGWLYTIYSIAGILSVVLGGMLTDRIGTRWASLLFSALIAVGACIVAVAPTVTVACIGRFIFGAGSESLTVAQNAICARWFRDRELAMSFGVTITISRLGTLFSFNSESLIASRFGWQGALWAAAGFCVLSLLANLVYCWMDKHGESALGLKKEEGGSDKIVLADLKRFGTSYLWVILLCFTFYSAVFPFTALSTDFFHEKWGLPLTMDEGGSFLAAVFSDFRHMFSTAPGNSSIIIFASMVLAPFVGSYVDRHGQRSRLLIAGSVLMIPCYLLLGFTQTPPVVAMLLLGAAFVLVPAALWPAVPLVVEKDRVGTAFGLMTMLQNIGLAFFPWLNGRLRDMTHDYKASMVMFSCLGVAGLVFAWLLRRSDRRSGGVLDAGVSQTA; encoded by the coding sequence ATGGGCTTCTTCCACCCCTCGCGGCTGCCCTTCCGCCTGACGGTCCTGTTCATCGCGGGCCTGCTGACCTACGGCAGCTACTTCGCCTACGACAGCATCGGCGCGCTGGCCCCGACCCTCATGCAGGCCTGGCACACCGACCGCGAGGCCATCGGCTGGCTTTACACGATCTACAGCATCGCCGGGATACTCTCCGTGGTCCTGGGCGGCATGCTCACCGACCGCATCGGCACGCGCTGGGCGAGCCTGCTCTTCTCGGCGCTCATCGCGGTCGGCGCCTGCATCGTGGCGGTCGCGCCCACGGTCACGGTCGCCTGCATCGGCCGCTTTATCTTCGGCGCGGGCTCGGAGTCGCTCACCGTGGCCCAGAACGCCATCTGCGCGCGCTGGTTCCGCGACCGCGAGCTGGCCATGTCCTTCGGCGTGACCATCACGATCTCGCGCCTGGGCACGCTCTTCAGCTTCAACTCGGAATCCCTCATCGCCAGCCGCTTCGGCTGGCAGGGCGCGCTGTGGGCGGCCGCGGGCTTCTGCGTCCTGAGCCTCCTGGCGAACCTGGTCTACTGCTGGATGGACAAGCACGGGGAAAGCGCCCTGGGGCTCAAGAAGGAGGAAGGCGGCTCGGACAAGATTGTCCTGGCCGATCTCAAGCGCTTCGGGACCTCCTATCTCTGGGTCATCCTGCTCTGCTTCACCTTCTACTCGGCGGTCTTCCCGTTCACGGCCTTGTCCACCGACTTCTTCCACGAGAAATGGGGCCTTCCCCTGACCATGGACGAAGGCGGCAGCTTCCTCGCCGCCGTGTTCTCCGACTTCCGGCACATGTTCTCCACCGCGCCGGGGAACTCCTCGATCATCATCTTCGCCTCCATGGTGCTGGCCCCCTTCGTGGGCAGCTACGTGGACCGCCATGGCCAGCGCTCCCGCCTGCTGATCGCGGGCTCGGTGCTCATGATCCCCTGCTACCTGCTCCTGGGCTTCACCCAAACCCCGCCGGTCGTCGCGATGCTCCTGCTGGGCGCCGCCTTCGTGCTGGTCCCGGCCGCCCTGTGGCCGGCCGTGCCCTTAGTGGTCGAGAAAGACCGGGTGGGCACGGCCTTCGGCCTCATGACCATGCTGCAGAACATAGGCTTGGCGTTCTTCCCCTGGCTCAACGGCAGACTGCGCGACATGACGCACGACTACAAGGCCAGCATGGTGATGTTCTCCTGCCTGGGCGTCGCGGGCCTAGTGTTCGCCTGGCTCCTGAGACGTTCGGACCGGCGCTCGGGCGGCGTGCTCGACGCGGGCGTCTCGCAGACGGCCTGA
- a CDS encoding DUF1684 domain-containing protein, giving the protein MRLFLLAAWTLLPACASAQPPADATAMVRQEILKDRKDTRSWLKSDPTSYLAAVARRDFGPLTTLTVGSAQDNDVRLPGPTVRPHHLRVSARDQGFRVEAVDPGADFLVGKGTQPVRAAELEPEKLGVGRFTLRLSHQGYPAIIVFDPKSPRLKDYHGIRYFPIDPSLRYAVRLTRDPKAETVAIRSTHSADRRATRVGWFEFMAGRTRCRLAATRLLEPGSAPDSLSVLFRDATTGRESYRVGRYVEPKRLPDGTYILDFNMAYNPACAFSRFFNCPIPPRENTLPVAIRAGEQDSHYH; this is encoded by the coding sequence ATGAGGTTATTCCTCCTGGCGGCCTGGACCCTCCTGCCGGCATGCGCATCCGCCCAGCCCCCGGCCGATGCGACCGCGATGGTGCGCCAAGAGATCCTGAAGGACCGGAAGGACACGCGGTCCTGGCTCAAGTCGGACCCCACCTCGTACCTGGCCGCGGTGGCGCGCCGGGACTTCGGGCCGCTGACAACACTGACCGTGGGCTCCGCCCAGGACAACGACGTGCGCTTGCCGGGGCCGACCGTGCGGCCGCACCATCTGAGAGTCTCCGCCCGCGACCAGGGCTTCCGGGTCGAGGCGGTGGACCCGGGCGCGGACTTCCTGGTGGGCAAGGGCACCCAGCCCGTCCGCGCGGCGGAGCTGGAGCCCGAGAAGCTGGGCGTGGGGCGCTTCACCCTGCGCCTCTCCCACCAGGGCTACCCGGCGATCATCGTGTTCGATCCGAAAAGCCCGCGGTTGAAGGACTACCACGGCATCCGCTACTTCCCCATCGATCCGTCCCTGCGCTACGCGGTCAGGCTCACCCGCGACCCGAAGGCCGAGACCGTGGCGATCCGCTCCACGCACAGCGCGGACCGGCGCGCGACCCGCGTGGGCTGGTTCGAGTTCATGGCCGGCCGGACCCGCTGCCGCTTGGCCGCGACCCGCCTGCTCGAGCCCGGCAGCGCGCCGGACTCGCTGAGCGTGCTCTTCCGGGACGCGACCACCGGCCGGGAGAGCTACCGGGTCGGCCGCTACGTGGAGCCGAAAAGACTCCCGGACGGGACTTACATCCTTGACTTCAATATGGCCTACAACCCGGCCTGCGCTTTCAGCAGATTCTTCAACTGTCCCATCCCGCCCCGGGAGAACACCCTGCCGGTGGCGATCCGGGCCGGCGAGCAGGACTCGCACTACCATTGA
- a CDS encoding YIP1 family protein — protein sequence MVDPRCVDYIRANKDKYPLDALKAALLKAGASPADVEEAARLATTPQPEIPATAPPMRRSSPKTFAEIFPAAAAAAAAAPAQSPAPARPAPAQPAPAQGLLPRARSVLLDPTGFFRTMPRSGGWKEPLVFLLVMAAVNSLLRLVLGLAFGLFGSGMSAATAALFAGLLSAFGALIAVPIASVIAAGIAHVIWMLLGSKQGFETSFRCVAFMAALMPVQAVVQSLPVVGLWLAIPVSLYGIYLFLPASTEVHEVEKHKATIAVLILGGLVLLALLGSTFAVWKLRRMAPQARAMKSLIEASQTAGQFQPALRLPPGSPAALQQQVMSQLAQLQAQGAAAGAAPGQPPTPAQAMQAMSAALGTLGADSSVKAVAAQGLQALLPAQAAGLARAGANSGKQRLGAMEMAAAEGTYRTADGGAVTIQIIDAGSYSSLLSMAWNAAGSMPGQSAVTYKSCPGMEQYDRQSRSGSFQIVAAQRFAVRVNGQNVDQKLLRAAMDSVDLDALGRLAP from the coding sequence ATGGTCGACCCGCGCTGCGTGGACTACATCCGCGCCAACAAGGACAAGTATCCCCTGGACGCGCTCAAGGCCGCGCTCCTGAAGGCGGGGGCGTCCCCCGCCGACGTCGAGGAAGCCGCGCGCTTGGCCACCACGCCCCAGCCGGAGATCCCCGCCACCGCTCCCCCCATGCGGCGCTCCTCCCCGAAGACCTTCGCGGAGATCTTCCCGGCGGCCGCGGCTGCGGCCGCCGCCGCCCCGGCGCAGAGCCCGGCCCCGGCCCGGCCCGCGCCCGCCCAGCCGGCCCCGGCGCAGGGCCTGCTGCCCAGGGCGCGCTCCGTCTTGCTCGATCCCACGGGCTTCTTCCGGACCATGCCCAGGAGCGGCGGCTGGAAGGAGCCTCTGGTCTTCCTCCTCGTCATGGCCGCGGTCAACTCGCTCTTGCGTCTCGTCCTGGGCCTCGCCTTCGGACTTTTCGGATCGGGGATGTCGGCGGCGACGGCCGCGCTCTTCGCCGGGCTCCTCTCGGCCTTCGGCGCGCTGATCGCGGTCCCGATCGCGTCCGTCATCGCAGCCGGGATCGCCCACGTCATCTGGATGCTCCTGGGCTCCAAGCAGGGTTTCGAGACCTCCTTCCGCTGCGTCGCCTTCATGGCCGCCCTCATGCCGGTCCAAGCGGTGGTCCAGTCCCTGCCGGTCGTAGGCCTCTGGCTGGCCATACCGGTGTCTCTCTACGGGATCTATCTCTTCCTGCCGGCCTCGACCGAAGTCCATGAGGTGGAGAAGCACAAAGCGACCATCGCGGTCCTGATCCTGGGCGGCCTGGTCCTGCTGGCCCTGCTCGGCTCGACTTTCGCCGTGTGGAAGCTGCGCCGCATGGCCCCTCAGGCGCGCGCCATGAAATCGCTCATAGAGGCCAGCCAGACCGCCGGGCAGTTCCAGCCGGCGTTGCGGCTCCCGCCCGGCTCGCCCGCCGCCCTCCAGCAGCAGGTCATGAGCCAGCTGGCGCAGTTGCAGGCCCAAGGCGCGGCGGCCGGCGCGGCCCCGGGCCAGCCCCCCACCCCGGCCCAAGCCATGCAGGCGATGAGCGCGGCTCTGGGGACTCTCGGCGCCGACAGCAGCGTCAAGGCCGTCGCCGCGCAGGGCCTCCAGGCCCTCCTGCCCGCCCAGGCCGCGGGCCTGGCGCGCGCCGGAGCCAACAGCGGCAAGCAGAGGCTCGGCGCCATGGAGATGGCCGCGGCCGAGGGCACTTATCGGACCGCGGACGGCGGCGCGGTCACGATCCAGATCATCGACGCGGGGAGCTACAGCAGCCTGCTCTCCATGGCCTGGAACGCGGCCGGCTCCATGCCGGGCCAGAGCGCGGTCACCTACAAGTCCTGCCCAGGCATGGAGCAGTACGACCGGCAGTCGCGCAGCGGCTCGTTCCAGATCGTCGCGGCCCAGCGCTTCGCGGTCAGGGTCAATGGCCAGAACGTGGACCAGAAGCTCCTGCGCGCGGCCATGGACTCCGTCGACCTCGACGCCTTGGGCCGGCTGGCGCCCTGA